The Fusarium falciforme chromosome 7, complete sequence genome window below encodes:
- a CDS encoding Pectate lyase has translation MQYRMIMAATLALGNFANAMPAPPQITKAPKADLSKRQQPQADGTSVLDAPMTIAAGETFDGKNVMFDRGVSCTGQEEGGDSDAVFILEAGASLSNVIIGPNQIEGVHCNGGCTLTNVWWDAVCEDAFSIKKQADGETTTINGGGAKGAEDKVIQHNGGGTVVINDFTVSDFGKLYRSCGNCKEMPARHVKVSGGTASDGKVLVGINPNMGDTASISGVSVTNVKEQCVAFKGVTDGSEPEKVGSCDAEAGAGSGSDSGSETGSGDAPATSAPSDATPTSGSGDEEAAPVESAPVESAEPAQPTETTGDDESSDDNNNEESGDDSNNNESDDNQESDDSNNEEESSDDKDEEVENQEQTGDNQQTGGWNWGSWFNNNN, from the coding sequence ATGCAGTACCGAATGATCATGGCGGCCACTCTGGCCCTTGGCAACTTTGCCAACGCCATGCCCGCTCCTCCCCAGATCACCAAGGCCCCCAAGGCCGATCTCTCCAAGCGCCAGCAGCCCCAGGCTGACGGCACCAGCGTCCTCGATGCCCCCATGACTATCGCCGCCGGCGAGACCTTCGATGGTAAAAACGTCATGTTCGACCGTGGTGTTTCCTGCACTGgccaggaggagggcggTGACTCCGAcgccgtcttcatcctcgaggccGGCGCTTCGCTGTCTAATGTCATCATTGGCCCCAACCAGATTGAGGGTGTCCACTGCAACGGTGGCTGCACTCTCACCAACGTCTGGTGGGACGCTGTCTGCGAGGATGCCTTCAGCATCAAGAAGCAGGCTGATGGCgagaccaccaccatcaacggtggtggtgccaaGGGCGCTGAGGACAAGGTCATCCAGCACAACGGTGGCGGTACCGTCGTCATCAACGACTTCACCGTCTCCGACTTTGGCAAGCTCTACCGCAGCTGCGGTAACTGCAAGGAGATGCCCGCTCGCCACGTCAAGGTCTCTGGTGGTACTGCCAGCGACGGCAAGGTCCTTGTCGGCATCAACCCCAACATGGGCGACACTGCCAGCATCTCTGGTGTTAGCGTGACCAACGTTAAGGAGCAGTGCGTTGCCTTCAAGGGTGTCACTGACGGCAGCGAGCCCGAGAAGGTTGGCAGCTGCGACGCCGAGGCTGGTGCTGGATCTGGCTCCGACTCTGGCTCCGAGACCGGCTCCGGTGATGCTCCTGCTACCTCTGCCCCTTCTGACGCCACCCCTACCTCTGGAagcggcgacgaggaggctgctCCCGTTGAGTCTGCCCCTGTCGAGTCCGCTGAGCCCGCTCAGCCCACCGAGACCACCGGTGATGACGAGTCCAgcgacgacaacaacaacgagGAGTCTGGCGatgacagcaacaacaacgagTCTGATGACAACCAGGAGTCCGACGACAGCAACAACGAGGAGGAGTCTTCCGatgacaaggacgaggaggtcgAGAACCAGGAGCAGACCGGCGACAACCAGCAGACTGGTGGCTGGAACTGGGGCTCCTggttcaacaacaacaactaa